The Populus alba chromosome 6, ASM523922v2, whole genome shotgun sequence genomic interval AACTAGCTTTACATGCATGGCTTGTACCACAGATACACCTCAAACCCATAACCTTGTTAAAATGCCTCTAGTGCACATGGTGAAGTTTTGCACCCAGCAAGAAAACTACCCAGGACAGCAGAAACCAGTCCTATTATATTAGATAAGGTTGATTAATGTATCAGAAATGGTTGAAAAGTGCATTTATTGtgctcttaatttattttacttggtGGCTGTCAGATGTTCATTTGAATGCACATCCTGCAAAATCAAAGGTAACCAGAATTTCCACTTAGTTGTTGCCTATAGATTTGTATATCAGTCCCTGTATGGTAGCAAATGTGCAACGATTTTCTGTGTCCAAtgtccaccaaaaaaaaataatgcaaataatcATAATGAGAAAACTTGAACTCCAGAGTTGAATcgaacataaaataataataataaaaacaaaaaacccaagaTGTAAGAAAAGAGGTAGCTTTATTGACCTGCGATGACCAGAACTACCCCTGGAGGATACGCTTGAACTTGGAAACTCATCATCAGTCTCATCTAATCTGTATTCTGCAAAGTCTACAGATGTTACAGAGCCTTCATCAGAATTTGAAGTATCATAACTTGAGTGGCGACTTCCTCTCCTTGTATCAGCTATTCTTGCCCTTCTTCTATTTCTTGAATTTCTGAAGTTATCAAATACCTGATACAAGATACAAGAAGTCCACCAGTTACCTTCATCTCCAGGGAAGTCCTCAAACTCGTCTCCAGTATCATCATCTCCATACTCAATCACATAGTCTCCTAAAACAATTCCACGTGGCACTTCTGAATGTATGGTGCTCAAAACATCTATTATCTCAGATGACTGCTGAAAATTTTCCCAATCAAGCTGCCGAGCAGGGTCAATTTTTGAAGGGCGAGCATGCGGGTGTTCTATTTGAGCATGTTCATTTAGTTCAAAATATGTTCCCATGAATGTACATTGTTCTTCTGCACAACAACGCTTCTTCTCATCCAAATGTAAACGAGCCTTATCAACAACAACCCACCCTATAACTTCACCTCTACACAACGGACAAACTAGTTTGCAATTGCTATCTGCTACTGCTGGCTGAGTATTGGTCGCAGGAGTTGGATCAGATGTTGAAGGGGATGACAAACCACTTGCACTTTTAAAACGACCCAAACAATTTGAATGCAAATGGTCTGTATCACACACAAAAGGCTGGCACCCTTTATCATAAGATGAGCACTGGAGGAGTACACAATTGTGAGGGAAATCCAGGCATATAGGACAAATCACATCTTCCCAGTTGGTATTCAATTGAATATCTTCTATGTTGATAGTATTGGCAGGGTGACCTCTTAGAAAATAAGGCTCAAAGGCCATGATCAACCCCTCCAAATGACAATCTACAAGGACATTAAGAAAACTCAGAAACAGACAGCAAACTAAATGAAAAGAGGAATGTAGCAACTACTGAATATGGTTAGCTAAGCTCCCATGCAAAACACAGATATGAAAAACCACGATCTTGTATACCATGATATGCAGAAAGCTTCACAtagaacaaaaaggaaaagaaaaaacagtttACATTATCATTGTATCAAAGTAGCAAATCAGTAACTTGTCATCTTCACCACTTACCTTTCCATTTTCAGTAAGAAATCCCCCCTTGAACctaataatttctaaatattttataactttgAATTGAACCAAATCAACTTAATTCCTTATTTTAGTATACACTTCAGATGCGAAACTTAAACTCAAGAACCactttattatcatcataacAACGTCCATAAAAAACTATCGAATTCACACTCGCCCTGAGACTTAAATTAAATGTTTCAAATCAAGACTTCCTGATAATTCCCTTTGATCAAACTTGCCATGCTTAGTAGCGAGAGCATGCATTAGCATCTAAGTTAAATGGTCATCAAAATTGATCAATCAATCAACAAATCCGTactattcaaaaacattaaaaacccAATAAGCCTATCAGATTCAcacatatttttctcaaaattaacaAACAGAGAAACGAATTAACGAATTCGAAATCAAGGGTCAacagcaaaaaattaaaaaaaatatattaaactaacattcatcaaaatcatcgttgtaaaacaaaaaaacaacccaaaatcaaagattttctttctactaaaaaaattatatataaaaaccagcTGATCAAGTACAACTTAAAACCAATATAcgtgatcaaaataaaaacagaaaaattgaAGTGTCATAACCTTAAATAGACAGCAACTTTGGGACTGAAATGAAAAACCCAGATGGGGAAAAGACTAAAGAGATTGGAGAAGTCAGTTTCGGGAGTAGGTAGGCCCTCTCTTCCtactcttctcttctcttctcttctcttctttcttcactTGTATCTGTCTGCGTGACTGAAAGGTaaagtctttatttttatttttttgtagttgccatgtttttacttcaattttttttggttattttcacTAACAAGATATTGCATAAAAGGTCAAGAATCAAGATAGCTCATTGACGTTATTACCCTTTTCCATGCATTGACCATAACTTTCATGTAATAAATAATGCatgatctttttcttttttttcttaaaaaaaaaaagtcttggaAACAAAATCTTTGATGTCCCATGCTCCTTAATTACACATTATtgccatttaatattttaaaatgaatcataattattaaattcgaTCTAATTTGTATTATGAATTAAGCAAGGTTAAccttaattaatctaaaattatatcattttgaaattttataaaaattaaaataatattatttaatttttttaataaaaaagttaaactgtattttgaaaaaattatctaaataatagttaattctcacttgatttttattaaaacttgatatgaataaaaactagaattaattatacttttaaatcaACTCAACTCAtctacatttgatttttattgaaacttggcatgaataaaatcttgaattaattataactGATCTGAATATAAAGAgataatcattattttaatggaaatgttattttgagaaagaaattaatatgagttatttttgaaatataaaccATGGAGAAACtctaattgaatataaaaaaaactaatgaataaTTTAGCATCATTTTCGGTAAAAatctgaaaacaaaaaaaaatatttgtttttatttttatttttattttaaaaaccatcaaaaagcTACAATTGGATGTCAACCCTTTAATTATTGATAATCTAACTCAAtcccttaattattattaatctaaCTCAATTATTCAATTAACAGAACCTGACTCGATCtgaatttcatttcaaattattttagaaatggACTTGAATGAACTGACTTCACCTACTGATTAAACACATGCCAAGCATGCCCAGCACGATTCCTTTATTTAATCCCTAGCATGAGGGAATCTCAATAATCTCATATTTGCTTGCATGGTCCCAAATGGCCTTCAATGGCGAAACTAGCAGCACCCACTTCATAGCACCTTTGACAAGATAATTTAATTGAGGATAGTGGTCAAcgcaaaacaacaaaagaaatagCATTGGGATGGACATAAACTAGAGGTGGTTAAATTGAACCTATGTTAATGAGAGATgcattgaaaagaataaaataattttacattacAACATAGGAGGCTGTCCTTTTTACAGATGTATAAATATTGATGCAACCCACAGACAAAATGATCCATCAAAACTCAAAGATTAAGCACCCCTGTGTTGTCGTTACATGTGTTTTGGGAGGTTGCTCGAGAGCCTGTCGCCAGATGTGGCGAATTCTAGCAATGAGACCTGTTCACATCTCAAACACTGAGGTTTCTTCCTCTCATGGTTGCTAGCTATTCCTGATCCTCAATTATCCTTGTTACAATTCCGACGGCAACGGTTTTCCCTAATGTTCTCAAAAAGGCCCTTCCAAGAGCCCTGGAATTCGTGAACTCTTCCGCACAAACTGGTCCATCCAAAGCCACCTGAAATTAGTTAACAGACAATTATGAGATCAATTCACGGATGTTTCTGCATCAATGTTGACAGAGAATTTATcgttcatggtttttttttcaattcactgCTATTTCTGTGAAAAAATTGATGGAAGAAACTAtcattctttttaattcaatccaCCTCGATTATGGCACTCTGCTTTGAGGTAAGACAGCGAGGTGCCTTCTTTGACACCTTGCCGGTCTTTGGATCAAGTactgatattattttaacaactCTTGCAGCCTCCTTTGCATGGTGTATGTGGAATTCCAACTGCACATTTGAATGATCAGATCATCACTGTAAAAGAGAGATGCTctggaacaaaattaaaaaaacacacatctTCATAGAGACGAGCTTACTTGAGAGCCAATGACAATTGGGATTGTCAAAAAATCTAAGACGAGCACTTTCAGCTCAAAATGTTTTGCAACTGCAACAGGAAAGTCAGGATGACATAGAACACCCCCAGCCATCACATTACTTCCATCAATGCCTTGGAGACTGACAGTCACATTATCTCCTGCTCTTGCGACTGCACAAATCTGAGAGTCCCGTTCTAGTGTGCGTACTGTCCCCACATCTCCTGATGGCATAACTAAAACCTGCATTCCACCAATTAAATGTGGTTATAGTACCAGCACGGATAAACAATGgccaaaacaaaagataaatataaccCCAGCAGGATAGGTATTACTAAAACCAAAAATTCAACCACCGGTATAAATTTTAAGCATAAGTAGCATCTGCACTTTATAATGGACATTCAGTAACCCAACATTATATTTTCAGGCTAGGGAACTACTCTTGTCCAGGAGCAAATGACGAGACAACAAATCAGTGGCCAGTTACagcaccaataaaaaaacaaagggtaaGAACAGTAAATGTGAAGATGGTTAAATTCTGGTTCATTAATGATCCAGGGACAGCCTATGATCAACTCACGAATGTCTCAACAAATTTTCCCATATTATGCAAAAGtcaacatttaaaaacacagaCTAACAAACAATTCTCACATAGTTGAAGCATGAACTCTCAACTCTCAAGGAGAAAATTGGGTAGCATTTCTGTAAATTTCTTCAACCTTAATCACATCCTTCCAGGGAGACAGAAAGAAGGAGGTCCGAAACATTCAAGTGAAGACCACCACAAGTTTTGGGATCTATATGTGCACATTTATTGGTACATATATTGAACCTAATTATTGAAGCCTAAGCTTAATGCAAGGAATCCAACTACCCATACTAAGAAGCACTGGTATGATGGGTTTCTATTAGGAAAAATGCAAGCCACCCATCCAATTGATTTCTCAATGATGAACCAAATCACTTGTTTTTCAGAAAGTCTAAAGTCAGGATTATAACAAGAAGTAGCAACCTTAATGCATACCTTCAATCCACTCCGAAGAGCACCAGCCTCCAGTTTACCGCAGGCTGACACCTGCCCTTGTGAAGATGATTTAACTACATCACATATGGGCATGAGAAGAGGTTTTGAGAAATCTCTCTTCAGTGGCTGAAGAGAATCAATTGCATCCAACAGATAAGATCCATGGTACCTGCAATTCAGTTAcctagttaaattttcaacaccCTAGGAATAATTTTAAGATGCTAGTGAGACTTTTTTATAGCTCCCATTACAGAAAATATTTCttgtaaataaattgaaagcGAACTCACCAGGATGATAAACGAACATCAGAAGGAGCTGCaactaaattttgattttccacTGCACTCAACGGAATCCATGACACCAAGGAATCCTTGAATCCACAAGAACGAAGAAATGTTCCAAGTTGTGttccaatcaaatcaaatcgGTCTTTGGAGTACTCTACTGAGTCCATTTTGTTAACTGCGACAATGATTTGGTCAACCCCAAAACTTCTAATAAGACGTGCATGTTCCCTAGTTTGCCCTTTGCTGTCCATTCCAGCTTCAAAACCCCCAATGGAGGCATCTATAACAAGGATGGCAGCATCAGCTTGTGTTGCGCCAGATATCATGTTTGGGACAAAGTCTTTATGGCCTGGGGAATCAAGCACaacaacatgatattttttggaATCAAAATAAGCAACAGCGACTGTCATAGTTATTCCCCTTTCCCTTTCTTCAGGACTCTCATCCAATGCCCAAGCATAAGCGAATGACCCCTTGCCCTGTTTGAATACCAAAAAGAACCAAAATCAAGTattattgtgattgtttttttatttgaacagcACATCCATGCAAAGAAGCAAAACCTTATTAACATCACCTGTAACTTGGCCTCCTTTTCATATTTGTGCATTTCTTTTTGGGTTATCCGTCCCGAAAGATGTAGCAGTCTACCTGAGAGTGTTGATTTGCCAGAATCAACATGGCCAACCTATAATCATTTATAGATTAAGTTTATCATTAATGCAACTGGTAACATATCCTTATTGAAGATATTAGCAACAAATTCCTGGAGTGTATGACTAAACCAAAGTTCCGACTTACAATAGCAAGATTCAGTTGTGTCAATGCATTTTCTGATTTGTCTGGGAGCATCCATTTATCAGGTTGATATCGTGCAGATGACTTAGGCCTCTTGGCACTATCCTTATTTGAGTTTCCAGATTTATCAGACAAAGACATGTCATTCAAATTACTTGTAAGACCAAGAGATTTGCCCCCATTTATTGAAGAACTGCTATAACCAACACTTTTATCTTTGGCCTTTGGCATCAATGAAGATGTGCTATctgaaatttcatcatttgattggGTGTCAACAACGCCATTCTTGTTATGATTGCCCTCATCAACACCAGGCCTGCCTTTTGAAATAGAAGCAGAAGAACTATCAGAACTTTTGCAACTTGGTTGCGGAGCTCCATTCATTAAATGATTGCTTTCATCCATGTTACCTTGTTTGCCTTTTGGAACTGAGGCAGATGATTTATCTGAACTTTTAACAGTCTCAGAAATGCCAGCATATGCATTTTGAGATCTGGAGTTAATAAGGTTGGCTGCAATAAAAAGGCAGCACAGAAACAAAGATGAAGCAATATTATATTCACAAAGGAACTGGAAAGCTCTTGAAAATAAGCTATTTTAACTATATTGTTGTTttggaaaacaacaaggaatATGATGAGCATGcatataacacacacacacacacatgtaagaaatatatattatgtttatgCATGCAAACCAACTAAGTGAATACCAAGTTATATACTGTAGGAAATTGCAAGGCAGGTGGCGTAATGTATCTTCACATGTTTCAATAGGAAATTGTTCTATCACATAAGAAATTCAAGGCCTTAAATTTGCAAGTTAGGacacatgattttttattcagacTCAACCTTCTCTTGATTAAGTGTTTATTGCAGACCATACAGTCCTGATAAGAGCAACTCAAAATAAACAGTTGAGCTATAATGTTATGCAAGTTATTTCCCTGTGGTACTCAGCCGAAAGGGGAAGGATGCTTTGAATGAATAAAATGCCAGTACCCAGATGTAGTCCACCAAACTAGATTCCTGGAAGGGAGAAATTGTAGATACTCATAACTGCACCAGGCAATGGCAACTATACAAGCAAGATGgtactcttttttttcattcctaaCAGGATTTAATCTTTTTAGAAATCAAGGAAATAAAGTTTTTGGCACCAGACACAAAGTGAcctatcaaaattgaaaataaaaggataccTTTAGATCCAATTTTGGAGGATCGTAACCCATTAGAAACCATGTCATCTGGAGATGGGAAATCAAACTTGAAAGGAGCTGTATAAGTATTATACGCAACATCAGTACACACACACAAGCCACAGATCTACAGATAGTTTTGAGAAGCAAAATGGCAAAATGAACTCAAAAAACAGCCATCAgctggatatata includes:
- the LOC118037624 gene encoding uncharacterized protein isoform X2, producing the protein MAFEPYFLRGHPANTINIEDIQLNTNWEDVICPICLDFPHNCVLLQCSSYDKGCQPFVCDTDHLHSNCLGRFKSASGLSSPSTSDPTPATNTQPAVADSNCKLVCPLCRGEVIGWVVVDKARLHLDEKKRCCAEEQCTFMGTYFELNEHAQIEHPHARPSKIDPARQLDWENFQQSSEIIDVLSTIHSEVPRGIVLGDYVIEYGDDDTGDEFEDFPGDEEYRLDETDDEFPSSSVSSRGSSGHRSSRRRRSRFYDT
- the LOC118037622 gene encoding uncharacterized protein isoform X4, which encodes MPRKGNYGFDYDDYDDYDYDYDVEDQVEAPEPTKKTSSDKVRVWSCPICTYDNDESMTACDICGVIRSSVPGKFKDDKGTANLINSRSQNAYAGISETVKSSDKSSASVPKGKQGRPGVDEGNHNKNGVVDTQSNDEISDSTSSLMPKAKDKSVGYSSSSINGGKSLGLTSNLNDMSLSDKSGNSNKDSAKRPKSSARYQPDKWMLPDKSENALTQLNLAIVGHVDSGKSTLSGRLLHLSGRITQKEMHKYEKEAKLQGKGSFAYAWALDESPEERERGITMTVAVAYFDSKKYHVVVLDSPGHKDFVPNMISGATQADAAILVIDASIGGFEAGMDSKGQTREHARLIRSFGVDQIIVAVNKMDSVEYSKDRFDLIGTQLGTFLRSCGFKDSLVSWIPLSAVENQNLVAAPSDVRLSSWYHGSYLLDAIDSLQPLKRDFSKPLLMPICDVVKSSSQGQVSACGKLEAGALRSGLKVLVMPSGDVGTVRTLERDSQICAVARAGDNVTVSLQGIDGSNVMAGGVLCHPDFPVAVAKHFELKVLVLDFLTIPIVIGSQLEFHIHHAKEAARVVKIISVLDPKTGKVSKKAPRCLTSKQSAIIEVALDGPVCAEEFTNSRALGRAFLRTLGKTVAVGIVTRIIEDQE
- the LOC118037622 gene encoding uncharacterized protein isoform X3, which translates into the protein MPRKGNYGFDYDDYDDYDYDYDVEDQVEAPEPTKKTSSDKVRVWSCPICTYDNDESMTACDICGVIRSSVPGKFKDDKGTAPFKFDFPSPDDMVSNGLRSSKIGSKANLINSRSQNAYAGISETVKSSDKSSASVPKGKQGRPGVDEGNHNKNGVVDTQSNDEISDSTSSLMPKAKDKSVGYSSSSINGGKSLGLTSNLNDMSLSDKSGNSNKDSAKRPKSSARYQPDKWMLPDKSENALTQLNLAIVGHVDSGKSTLSGRLLHLSGRITQKEMHKYEKEAKLQGKGSFAYAWALDESPEERERGITMTVAVAYFDSKKYHVVVLDSPGHKDFVPNMISGATQADAAILVIDASIGGFEAGMDSKGQTREHARLIRSFGVDQIIVAVNKMDSVEYSKDRFDLIGTQLGTFLRSCGFKDSLVSWIPLSAVENQNLVAAPSDVRLSSWYHGSYLLDAIDSLQPLKRDFSKPLLMPICDVVKSSSQGQVSACGKLEAGALRSGLKVLVMPSGDVGTVRTLERDSQICAVARAGDNVTVSLQGIDGSNVMAGGVLCHPDFPVAVAKHFELKVLVLDFLTIPIVIGSQLEFHIHHAKEAARVVKIISVLDPKTGKVSKKAPRCLTSKQSAIIEVALDGPVCAEEFTNSRALGRAFLRTLGKTVAVGIVTRIIEDQE
- the LOC118037624 gene encoding uncharacterized protein isoform X1; the protein is MAFEPYFLRGHPANTINIEDIQLNTNWEDVICPICLDFPHNCVLLQCSSYDKGCQPFVCDTDHLHSNCLGRFKSASGLSSPSTSDPTPATNTQPAVADSNCKLVCPLCRGEVIGWVVVDKARLHLDEKKRCCAEEQCTFMGTYFELNEHAQIEHPHARPSKIDPARQLDWENFQQSSEIIDVLSTIHSEVPRGIVLGDYVIEYGDDDTGDEFEDFPGDEGNWWTSCILYQVFDNFRNSRNRRRARIADTRRGSRHSSYDTSNSDEGSVTSVDFAEYRLDETDDEFPSSSVSSRGSSGHRSSRRRRSRFYDT
- the LOC118037622 gene encoding uncharacterized protein isoform X5, with amino-acid sequence MPRKGNYGFDYDDYDDYDYDYDVEDQVEAPEPTKKTSSDKVRVWSCPICTYDNDESMTACDICGVIRSSVPGKFKDDKGTANLINSRSQNAYAGISETVKSSDKSSASVPKGKQGRPGVVDTQSNDEISDSTSSLMPKAKDKSVGYSSSSINGGKSLGLTSNLNDMSLSDKSGNSNKDSAKRPKSSARYQPDKWMLPDKSENALTQLNLAIVGHVDSGKSTLSGRLLHLSGRITQKEMHKYEKEAKLQGKGSFAYAWALDESPEERERGITMTVAVAYFDSKKYHVVVLDSPGHKDFVPNMISGATQADAAILVIDASIGGFEAGMDSKGQTREHARLIRSFGVDQIIVAVNKMDSVEYSKDRFDLIGTQLGTFLRSCGFKDSLVSWIPLSAVENQNLVAAPSDVRLSSWYHGSYLLDAIDSLQPLKRDFSKPLLMPICDVVKSSSQGQVSACGKLEAGALRSGLKVLVMPSGDVGTVRTLERDSQICAVARAGDNVTVSLQGIDGSNVMAGGVLCHPDFPVAVAKHFELKVLVLDFLTIPIVIGSQLEFHIHHAKEAARVVKIISVLDPKTGKVSKKAPRCLTSKQSAIIEVALDGPVCAEEFTNSRALGRAFLRTLGKTVAVGIVTRIIEDQE
- the LOC118037622 gene encoding uncharacterized protein isoform X1, producing the protein MPRKGNYGFDYDDYDDYDYDYDVEDQVEAPEPTKKTSSDKVRVWSCPICTYDNDESMTACDICGVIRSSVPGKFKDDKGTVGIICKDSGVSIMAKSLFASLPHRTPQKAVVGHRRNDDFVTEEGNNFQKPGNCQGKFDEFHKAFIPHNHSHFDIAPFKFDFPSPDDMVSNGLRSSKIGSKANLINSRSQNAYAGISETVKSSDKSSASVPKGKQGRPGVDEGNHNKNGVVDTQSNDEISDSTSSLMPKAKDKSVGYSSSSINGGKSLGLTSNLNDMSLSDKSGNSNKDSAKRPKSSARYQPDKWMLPDKSENALTQLNLAIVGHVDSGKSTLSGRLLHLSGRITQKEMHKYEKEAKLQGKGSFAYAWALDESPEERERGITMTVAVAYFDSKKYHVVVLDSPGHKDFVPNMISGATQADAAILVIDASIGGFEAGMDSKGQTREHARLIRSFGVDQIIVAVNKMDSVEYSKDRFDLIGTQLGTFLRSCGFKDSLVSWIPLSAVENQNLVAAPSDVRLSSWYHGSYLLDAIDSLQPLKRDFSKPLLMPICDVVKSSSQGQVSACGKLEAGALRSGLKVLVMPSGDVGTVRTLERDSQICAVARAGDNVTVSLQGIDGSNVMAGGVLCHPDFPVAVAKHFELKVLVLDFLTIPIVIGSQLEFHIHHAKEAARVVKIISVLDPKTGKVSKKAPRCLTSKQSAIIEVALDGPVCAEEFTNSRALGRAFLRTLGKTVAVGIVTRIIEDQE
- the LOC118037622 gene encoding uncharacterized protein isoform X2, whose protein sequence is MPRKGNYGFDYDDYDDYDYDYDVEDQVEAPEPTKKTSSDKVRVWSCPICTYDNDESMTACDICGVIRSSVPGKFKDDKGTVGIICKDSGVSIMAKSLFASLPHRTPQKAVVGHRRNDDFVTEEGNNFQKPGNCQGKFDEFHKAFIPHNHSHFDIAPFKFDFPSPDDMVSNGLRSSKIGSKANLINSRSQNAYAGISETVKSSDKSSASVPKGKQGRPGVVDTQSNDEISDSTSSLMPKAKDKSVGYSSSSINGGKSLGLTSNLNDMSLSDKSGNSNKDSAKRPKSSARYQPDKWMLPDKSENALTQLNLAIVGHVDSGKSTLSGRLLHLSGRITQKEMHKYEKEAKLQGKGSFAYAWALDESPEERERGITMTVAVAYFDSKKYHVVVLDSPGHKDFVPNMISGATQADAAILVIDASIGGFEAGMDSKGQTREHARLIRSFGVDQIIVAVNKMDSVEYSKDRFDLIGTQLGTFLRSCGFKDSLVSWIPLSAVENQNLVAAPSDVRLSSWYHGSYLLDAIDSLQPLKRDFSKPLLMPICDVVKSSSQGQVSACGKLEAGALRSGLKVLVMPSGDVGTVRTLERDSQICAVARAGDNVTVSLQGIDGSNVMAGGVLCHPDFPVAVAKHFELKVLVLDFLTIPIVIGSQLEFHIHHAKEAARVVKIISVLDPKTGKVSKKAPRCLTSKQSAIIEVALDGPVCAEEFTNSRALGRAFLRTLGKTVAVGIVTRIIEDQE